Sequence from the Amblyraja radiata isolate CabotCenter1 chromosome 24, sAmbRad1.1.pri, whole genome shotgun sequence genome:
CAGTAAGTTCAATGGGGCAAGTTGTCCATTTCCttgcacagatgccacctgacctgttgagttcctccagttgtctgtttttgtttttgctcaactttccataagacaggtttggagggatttggaccatacacgggcaggtcggactagtgtagctgagactggttggctggtgtgggcaagttaggcaagGTGAAATGCAGAAAATTCTGGTTCTTTCAGATGCAGAATCTGGGCTTCAAGAACTTCCATGGAATGGATGGTAGTGAAGAAATGCTGAAGATATCTAAATCCAAAGGATTGTACCAGAAGCTGATGCACTGTCTGATAAATGGAGATAAGCAGCTGCCCGTAAAAGAAGGTAAATGagtgatataatgtgttttaatggAAATCCAGTAAAGCTGCACATTTATTCTGTAGAATAATCTTTGAGCATAGAGTATGTGCCCAATATGGAAGAGATCTACCAACACACCACTGGCCATTTACAGTGGCCCATCAGTTCACATGACTTTTggatgtgagaagaaactggGGCGTCTCGTGAAAACCCAAGTAGATACAATTGAAAGATtaggcctggaaacaggcccaacagccTACTGTGTCCATGGCGATCACCaatcactggttctatgttatcctactttcgcatATATTCCCTATACACTAAGGCCAATttgcaaaggccaattaacctacaaacccagtgAATGGAAACAAAACATTTAGAAGTGTTCATGAAGTATCTGAGCCCACACCACCTTATCTATAGGAATcacagaaaggtcttgacccaaaacatcacccattccttctctccagagatgctgcctgtcccgctgagttactccagcttttcgtgtctatcttccacctTATCTATAAATGCTTTTTGGCTTAAAGATAGTTAGTCCATCATCGCCCTGAAGCAGCAGAATAGTTGCACTGGTTGATGGCTATTAGGAAATGTGAAATTAGGATGAGGGAGAGGCTGGTTAGTGTTATCTCCATTTTGCAccctacacaccagaggcaatttacagaagccaaataacttacaaacctgcacgtctttggaatgtgggaggaaaccggagcacctgaaagaaacccacgtgttcacatggtgaacatacaaactcagacaGCAGACACACATTACCCGtactcaggattgagcccgggtctctggtgctgtgaggcaacaactatacctctgtgccactgtgttatcacttgatggggtgaaaggcccaattccatgctgtatctgaatGAAACATTGCACATCAAGGGGCCAGGTCCATCCTTCACAACACCAGGCAAAGGCAgtgccagcggtatgaatattgatttctccaatttcaaataacccttgcattccccctctcttcattaccccccctcccctagtggtcttgctagtttcactgttcctatcccttcgttatcacctcttccacagcccacGATGGACCATTGTGAACTCTACCTTTCCTGGATCaatggtgccggctctgatttgttctataccttttcatacctctagttttcctctcccctgactctcaacctgaagaagtgtgacctggtggtgcagcagtagagttgatgccttacagtgccagagttctgggtttggtcctgactatgggtactgtctgtagggagtttgtgcattcttcccgtgaccacgtgggtttttcccgggtgctctggtttccccccgcactcaaaagatgtacaggtttgtaggttaattggtttcagtcaaaattgtaaattatcccttgcgtgtgggtgtaggatagtgctagtgtatggggataggTGGCTGGTGCgggctcattgggccgaagggcctgtttccccgctgcatctctaaatctaaaactaaaactaaacatctggacccaaaacgtcacttattttctccagagatgctgcctgaatctctgagttactccagcgttttgtatctattGCAGGCAgtacctcaacaggtcaggcatttCATTTACTGTAAGTTAATTTCTAAGAGCATATGCATTTCTTTCAGATGTTGTGTGAATAAATCTCTGTCCTGTTTGCACTTCCTGTGTTGCACATCTGCTTGTTGTTGAAATATCTTGCAGGTACCTACGACGTTGTGATGGTTGTTGGTGGAATAGCCCAGCACCATCTGCCGTGGGAAATCCTTCCAGAATTGCTGAGAATCACCAAAACAGGTCCGTACAAAGATCAGAAAGAGCAGAGgtcactcagtagatcaggcagtatctctggagaacatggatatgtgatgtttgaggactcgacccaaaacgtcacctatccatgtttcattcatggttggtgcagcggtagagttgctgcctgacagcgaaggCAGcgtccgagacccgggttcgatcccgactacgggtgcattctgtactgagtttgtaagttctcccgtgacccgcgtgggttttctccgagatccccccccacactccaaagacgtacaggtttgtaggttaattgacttggtaaatgtaaaaatgtccatagtgggtgtagaatggtgttagtgtccggggatcgctggtcggcgtggacccggtggtccgaagggcctgtttcctctctgtatctctaaattaaactaacaggGGAGAACACTAGACCTTCTCGGTCAGTTTATTATTTTACTCTTATATTCATTACACAGATCACGGAGTGTGAAATAAAGCTGGCAAGCCGAGGCCATGCAAGAAACGGAGGAAAACGGGAGATGATTTATTCAGCAACTCCGTTCTGGTAGAACATCTATCCTGTGTTAAGAAACCTAACTTTCAGGGGATTTAAATCTTGAGTTCAACCTCTACCTGAATTTAATCGATTCATAAAAGCTTTGAAGTTCTCCCTGCAGTCCGTTTCTTAAACACCTTTacattttgtgctttttttaacagCCAAGTACTTTAAATGCCATTTGTTGCATTGTAGCAATGATCGGCAACGATTTGATAAAAAGGttaaacctgtttttttttttttgcaaacacaCAGTGGTTAATTACATGACAAGTGAAGCATGCAGCTACATAAGAGACACGGAGAAGCTGATCATCGGGGCAGTTCTGTCCATGGTCATGGAAGGctttttatagtaaaaaaactgcatgacatttttatccatgtgatgatttttccacacgtcggtagtcgttgttggctcaagagtaactcgggagaggaacttggtaactcgggaggggAACTTGGTACattgcagaaatgagaagtaaacggcaaacttagacatacacgtgggaactcgtttaaactcgtgaacataaacttggaatctcgtagacaaccacaagtttgattttttctttcacttgggatcactcgtgggtggactcgcaccgcaaGACAGGGCCATAAGGACCTGTGCCCATCCCTGCTGTTACTACATGCTGTTGGACTGATTCTTGTCAGGTAGACTGCATGCCTGAACACAGGACATCTTTTCTTCGGCAAGGTGTGATgccattatttattttaattgcgACTGCTGGTCTTTCTTTCAGGAGGACTTATCTGTCTCACAATGAAGACTGAGGCGACTGATCACAGGTATAAACTGCTTGCTTCCATCCAAGAGTTTCTGAAGAAAGGGCTGTGGGAGGAGATTGTGAAGCGACGTATAGAGAAGTGGCAGAAGGACATGCTACTCACAGGAGTGTCTGAAGAATACGCTGATGGAATGGTATATATCTTCAGGAAGAAATAACCAGAAGTGATTACATATCTGGCACAGAGGCTTATGCCTATACAGCCCAGCTGTTCATGCCACCATTTATCTTCTACATCAACCTTCTCCCCACTTTCATTATCTAATCTATCACTATTCCTCTCTATCCCATCCCCCTCGCATGTGAGATCCTTCAACCTGACGACTGTATTCAACTTCGCCTttgtctgtggtagagaatttcaCATTCtatgtcactcttag
This genomic interval carries:
- the LOC116986929 gene encoding methyltransferase-like protein 27 isoform X2 — protein: MNKAGINVAAANKNLLLMFSDMDTEEKIDFYNSWSENYEKHMSVMDYQAPSHGVETIDSVYSDDRSSALVFDVPCGTGKVAELMQNLGFKNFHGMDGSEEMLKISKSKGLYQKLMHCLINGDKQLPVKEGTYDVVMVVGGIAQHHLPWEILPELLRITKTGGLICLTMKTEATDHRYKLLASIQEFLKKGLWEEIVKRRIEKWQKDMLLTGVSEEYADGMVYIFRKK
- the LOC116986929 gene encoding methyltransferase-like protein 27 isoform X1, giving the protein MNCRMNKAGINVAAANKNLLLMFSDMDTEEKIDFYNSWSENYEKHMSVMDYQAPSHGVETIDSVYSDDRSSALVFDVPCGTGKVAELMQNLGFKNFHGMDGSEEMLKISKSKGLYQKLMHCLINGDKQLPVKEGTYDVVMVVGGIAQHHLPWEILPELLRITKTGGLICLTMKTEATDHRYKLLASIQEFLKKGLWEEIVKRRIEKWQKDMLLTGVSEEYADGMVYIFRKK